Proteins from one Cyclopterus lumpus isolate fCycLum1 chromosome 11, fCycLum1.pri, whole genome shotgun sequence genomic window:
- the hsd17b8 gene encoding estradiol 17-beta-dehydrogenase 8 has translation MAAATRLMSRLALVTGGGSGIGRAVCQRLASEGASVVVADISQESASETLGRLPGDLRGQGHMAAVVDVSSKESVKKLLTRIQTHYFQPPSLCVNAAGITQDDFLLNMAEDQFDRVLQVNLKGSFLVLQAVAQALVACGAPKGSIVTVGSIVGKVGNIGQANYGASKAGVEGLTRTAAKELSRFGIRCNCVLPGFISTPMTDKVPEKVMSKMKSLVPLGRMGEPAEVADVCAFLVSDDSRYITGASVEVTGGLFMG, from the exons ATGGCGGCCGCCACAAGGCTCATGTCAAGGTTGGCTCTGGTCACGG GTGGAGGCAGTGGGATTGGACGGGCGGTGTGTCAGCGCCTCGCCTCTGAGGGCGCTTCCGTGGTGGTTGCTGACATCAGCCAGGAATCGGCCAGCGAGACCCTCGGGAGGCTGCCGGGTGACCTCAGAGGACAGGGTCACATGGCGGCAGTGGTGGACGTGTCGTCAAAGGAGAGCGTGAAGAAGCTGCTCACGAGGATACAG ACTCACTACTTCCAGCCTCCTTCACTGTGTGTGAACGCAGCAGGCATCACCCAGGACGACTTCCTGCTCAACATGGCGGAGGACCAGTTTGACAGAGTCCTCCAGGTCAACCTGAAG GGTTCCTTCCTGGTCCTTCAGGCTGTGGCTCAGGCTCTGGTGGCCTGTGGAGCACCCAAAGGATCCATCGTTACCGTGGGCAGCATCGTGGGAAAG GTGGGAAACATCGGTCAGGCCAACTACGGCGCCTCTAAAGCCGGAGTGGAGGGTCTAACCAGGACGGCTGCCAAAGAGCTCAGCAG GTTTGGGATTCGGTGTAATTGTGTGCTGCCAGGTTTCATATCGACTCCCATGACGGATAAAGTTCCAGAGAAGGTTATGAGCAAG ATGAAGTCCTTGGTGCCTCTGGGGAGGATGGGTGAGCCTgcag AGGTCGCCGACGTCTGTGCCTTTCTGGTCTCGGATGACTCTCGGTACATCACAGGAGCCAGCGTGGAAGTGACGG GTGGACTTTTCATGGGATGA